The Brassica oleracea var. oleracea cultivar TO1000 unplaced genomic scaffold, BOL UnpScaffold01053, whole genome shotgun sequence genomic sequence ggtTTACAGCTTCTGAAGAAGTGTGGCAAGGATATTTGAaggtatttttttgttttacataaaaGTTTTGATATTGTAGAAAATCATTATTGTATTTCTTATGTATGTTTATAAAAATGACAGGCACATCCAAACCACCAGTATATGCGCTATGACTCACATGAACAGTTTGAAGATTTGAAGATAATCTTTGATGGTACAACTGCCAATGGTGGCAATTCACTTGGATTAAGTGATACTACTGATGCTAGTACTTACCTTGTTGGTGATTATCAAGTGAAAGAAAAGTTTGGTGAAAGCAATGATGATGTTACTGATGTGGcttttgtttcaaaacaaaatctgaaaGGTCATAGAGAAAAACTGATCCCAAGAAAGAGGTCTAGAACTGACGCATGCTACAATTCAGAGGAGCTGAAGAATGATGACAATGATTCCATTGTTGCTGTGAACAATAAGATCCTTAATATCATACAACAAAGGGAAGAGAGACAACAAAAAGAAGCtgaaaaaagagaggagaaacTCAGATTGGAAGCTGAGCAACAAGAagctgaaaaaaagaaaaacaatgttTGGGATGCCATGAAAGAGATCACTAATTTGGACCAGCGTACCAAATTTAAAGCTGTGACTCTTATCTATTCCCTGGGGCTGAAAGATGTTTTTGCAGAAATGTCGGTAGAAGAACGCTTTGGTTGGATCCAAACCAATCTTAGCTAGAACTGATCATTGCTTCAGCTACAAGTGAtccttgttttaattttatatttatttgtttttgatgatatttgagactttttttgaatttggttgattaataataatatggatttTGATAAATCAGTTCTCCCTGATGTGGTTTTCTCGTTTCAGCATAATAgttgtttgtttgatttaacAGCTTTTTGTTGTGTGATGTCATGATTTAGAACTGCATGTTTCACTTGTTTACAAAAGTCGTAAGTTCTTTACGTCTTTATCTCTAATCCATTActctaataatattattatatgtatgtAGGTGTGTTGTCATGGTAGTGATcatagaagaagaagcaaacaaTATGGAAGATGACGAAACAGATTTGGATATCATGCTAGTAATGCTGGATAACCTAGCAGGAGCCTCTACAACCCATATGAATTGCATTGAACGTCCTCTTTGTCGGCCAATCACGAACATTGGTTATGATTACATTCAGAAAGCATTGAAGGAAAAACCGGAACACTTTCGATCTTTATATCGTATGTATCCAAGCTCATTTCTCAAGCTGTGTGATCTTATTAGGGTGAAAACTTGTCTGCGAGATACTCGCAATATATGCGTCGAAGAG encodes the following:
- the LOC106320760 gene encoding uncharacterized protein At2g29880-like, which gives rise to MEDKEKGKYNSWTQDETKILIELLVEGIKRGWRDSSGIINKATVENKILPVLNERVGCQKLHKHYQSRIKFLKNLYNSYVDLQRNSSGFGWDFETKRFTASEEVWQGYLKAHPNHQYMRYDSHEQFEDLKIIFDGTTANGGNSLGLSDTTDASTYLVGDYQVKEKFGESNDDVTDVAFVSKQNLKGHREKLIPRKRSRTDACYNSEELKNDDNDSIVAVNNKILNIIQQREERQQKEAEKREEKLRLEAEQQEAEKKKNNVWDAMKEITNLDQRTKFKAVTLIYSLGLKDVFAEMSVEERFGWIQTNLS
- the LOC106320759 gene encoding uncharacterized protein LOC106320759, whose amino-acid sequence is MVVIIEEEANNMEDDETDLDIMLVMLDNLAGASTTHMNCIERPLCRPITNIGYDYIQKALKEKPEHFRSLYRMYPSSFLKLCDLIRVKTCLRDTRNICVEEMVATFLLTIGQSSKYCYTIDTFKRSVFATSENFHKVLKSLNTLAPDLMAKPEVTTCAKIRESTRFYPYFKDCIGAIDGTHIFAMVPKSDVPSY